In the genome of Vicia villosa cultivar HV-30 ecotype Madison, WI linkage group LG7, Vvil1.0, whole genome shotgun sequence, one region contains:
- the LOC131616542 gene encoding uncharacterized protein LOC131616542 isoform X2 yields MGEQEEWAQPQSGLLPNGLLPNEAASVIQVLDSERWAKAEQRTAELIACIQPNSPSEQRRNAVAEYVQKLITKCFPCQLQVFTFGSVPLKTYLPDGDIDLSAFCKNQALKDSWAHQVRDMLQNEEKNENADFHVKEVQYIQAEVKIIKCLVENIVVDISFNQLGGLCTLCFLEEVDSLINQNHLFKRSIILIKAWCYYESRILGAHHGLISTYALETLVLYIFHVFNNSFAGPLEVLYRFLEFFSKFDWDNFCVSLWGPVPIISLPDVTAEPPRKDAGNLLLSKSFLEACGSVYAVFPGGPENQGQPFVSKYFNVIDPLRVNNNLGRSVSKGNFFRIRSAFAFGAKKLARLLDCPKDELFLEVNQFFLNTWDRHGSGQRPDVPSNDLWRLRLSNHDQSLGSENLRNNSHKIDNTSNRDHVEREQISHSGVSQHSNLSSDNSSKNSDVSTISHTQTQKNYVNQNNARNLGQARRETTSTQGAHVDKIQRNMKIDNPVSDLRGKYLFARTRSSPELTDSYGEVSSQGRRTRTENIKGQNSFVKLENGRRKNFEPVVAARVDDSSGRHSSRQVVGSAAESISNHDEPSSGVPGEEFASVTGAGGMLMMNQEEQDLLNMMPSPTAQGFNGQAHVPMNLPPGHLPFPFPPSVLASMGYGQRNMANFPFIEAPWGANMQFPQGLVPSPLHPYFPGYGLTSNTQDLAEPGNENFSTVENVAEADNDYWHEQERSSASGVESDNGNFEMIPDDKQQSTSGSYNFATSSRPSSSSSSARNQQKFTRENRGSTREEHIDNFHYQDGRRNEVYFDDRVANSELPSAPPSSSFRSKSPSESSWDGSSAKSSKSAREKRGKKSTSSVSATAHGKGKNVSETSSNRADDENREWTPLLTMTSGMSDRSTEPATGLSLQVQRHQISGFEVAQTSGSDSQLPMAPVILGPGSRQRAIDNSGVVPFAFYPTGPPVPFVTMLPFFNFPAESSETSTSSFNGEERAENNDSSLNFDSSEVYDHSEVSSPSNSITRAGVESSDHKPDILNSDFASHWQNLQFGRFCQSPFQPPSMMHPSPIMVPPAYLQGRYPWDGPGRPPSANMNLVSQVVNYGPRLVPVPPLQSVSSRPANVYQRFVEDMPRYRSGTGTYLPNPVSVRDRHSTNTRRGSYNYDRSDHHSDREGNWNTNSKMRSTGRGHNRNQGEKPISKSERLATSESRAERPWSAHRNDSFIPHQNGPVRGNSSQNSHANVAYGMYSIPGMNPSGVSSNGPAMPSVVMLYPYDHNSGYTSPAEQLEFGSLGPMGFSGANELSQPNEGTPRSSGGILEEQRFHGGPAQRSSPDQPSSPHVSRGPDSNVR; encoded by the exons ATGGGAGAACAAGAGGAGTGGGCACAGCCACAAAGTGGGCTACTGCCAAATGGTTTGCTACCGAATGAAGCTGCTTCTGTGATACAGGTGCTTGACTCGGAGCGGTGGGCGAAGGCTGAACAAAGAACTGCAGAGCTAATTGCTTGCATTCAGCCTAATTCGCCCTCTGAGCAACGCCGAAATGCGGTTGCGGAGTATGTTCAGAAGCTGATCACAAAGTGCTTTCCTTGCCAG ttACAGGTGTTCACATTTGGGTCGGTTCCCCTAAAAACGTATTTGCCTGATGGAGATATTGACTTATCAGCATTCTGTAAGAATCAAGCTTTGAAGGATAGTTGGGCACACCAGGTTCGAGACATGCTGCAGAATGAGGAGAAGAATGAGAATGCAGATTTTCATGTCAAGGAGGTTCAGTACATCCAAGCGGAA GTGAAGATTATAAAATGTCTTGTTGAGAATATCGTAGTAGACATTTCATTTAACCAGCTTGGAGGGTTGTGTACCCTTTGTTTTCTTGAGGAG GTTGATAGTCTGATTAACCAAAATCATTTATTCAAGCGTAGCATTATACTGATAAAAGCTTGGTGTTACTATGAGAGCCGAATACTTGGTGCCCACCATGGACTTATCTCTACTTATGCATTAGAAACGTTGGTTCTTTACATATTTCATGTTTTCAACAATTCCTTTGCTGGACCACTTGAG GTTTTGTATCGATTCTTGGAATTTTTTAGTAAGTTTGACTGGGATAATTTCTGCGTTAGTCTATGGGGTCCAGTACCAATTATTTCACTACCAGATGTGACAG CTGAGCCTCCTCGAAAAGATGCTGGAAACTTACTGCTCAGTAAATCATTTCTTGAGGCCTGTGGCTCAGTTTATGCTGTTTTTCCGGGTGGTCCAGAAAATCAGGGGCAACCCTTTGTTTCCAAGTATTTCAATGTCATTGATCCTTTGCGTGTGAACAATAACCTTGGCCGCAGTGTCAGCAAAG GTAATTTCTTCAGGATACGCAGTGCCTTTGCATTTGGGGCTAAAAAGTTGGCTAGATTACTTGATTGTCCAAAAGATGAGTTGTTTCTTGAAGTCAATCAGTTCTTTTTGAACACTTGGGACAGGCATGGAAGTGGGCAACGACCTGATGTTCCAAGCAATGACTTATGGCGTTTGAGGTTATCTAATCATGACCAATCACTGGGTTCTGAGAATCTCCGGAACAATAGTCATAAGATTGATAATACCTCCAATCGCGATCATGTTGAAAGGGAACAAATTTCACATAGTGGTGTATCTCAGCATAGTAATTTATCATCTGATAACTCGTCGAAAAACAGTGATGTATCTACAATTTCCCATACTCAAACTCAAAAGAATTATGTTAACCAAAATAATGCAAGGAACTTGGGTCAAGCTCGAAGGGAAACTACTTCTACTCAAGGTGCTCATGTTGATAAAATTCAGAGAAATATGAAAATTGATAATCCAGTTAGTGATCTCCGTGGAAAGTATCTATTTGCCAGGACACGTTCTAGCCCTGAGCTGACTGACTCGTATGGCGAAGTTTCTTCCCAAGGTAGGCGTACAAGAACAGAAAATATTAAAGGCCAAAATTCCTTTGTGAAATTGGAGAATGGTCGTAGGAAGAATTTTGAGCCAGTTGTAGCTGCAAGAGTCGATGACTCGTCTGGTAGGCACTCATCTCGTCAAGTTGTTGGCAGTGCTGCTGAGTCGATCAGTAATCATGATGAACCAAGCTCAGGTGTCCCGGGTGAGGAGTTTGCATCTGTTACCGGAGCAGGTGGAATGCTGATGATGAATCAGGAGGAGCAAGACCTTTTGAATATGATGCCATCTCCCACTGCTCAAGGTTTCAATGGCCAGGCTCATGTTCCAATGAATTTACCTCCAGGTCACCTACCATTCCCATTTCCACCTTCGGTTCTTGCATCAATGGGATATGGTCAACGGAACATGGCTAACTTTCCCTTTATTGAGGCTCCTTGGGGTGCAAATATGCAATTTCCCCAAGGTTTAGTCCCGTCACCATTGCATCCATATTTTCCTGGATATGGGTTGACCTCAAATACTCAGGATTTAGCTGAACCTGGCAACGAGAATTTCAGTACCGTTGAAAATGTAGCAGAAGCTGATAATGATTACTGGCATGAGCAGGAGAGAAGTTCTGCTAGTGGTGTTGAATCCGATAATGGAAATTTCGAAATGATTCCAGATGATAAACAACAATCAACTTCAGGTAGTTATAACTTTGCCACGTCTTCTCGACCAAGCAGCTCTAGTAGTTCTGCCAGAAATCAGCAGAAGTTTACTAGAGAAAATCGAGGATCAACAAGAGAAGAGCATATTGATAATTTTCACTATCAAGATGGCCGTAGAAATGAGGTTTATTTTGACGATAGAGTAGCAAATTCTGAGTTACCAAGTGCACCACCTTCAAGCTCCTTCAGGAGTAAGAGCCCTTCTGAAAGCTCATGGGATGGATCGTCAGCCAAATCCTCAAAGTCGGCAAGGGAAAAAAGGGGGAAGAAAAGTACTTCCTCAGTATCCGCAACTGCTCACGGTAAGGGTAAAAATGTCTCAGAAACTTCATCTAATCGAGCAGATGATGAAAACAGAGAGTGGACTCCTTTGTTAACTATGACATCTGGTATGTCGGACAGAAGCACCGAGCCTGCAACTGGTCTGTCTTTGCAAGTTCAGAGACATCAAATATCTGGTTTTGAAGTTGCTCAAACAAGTGGATCAGATTCTCAATTACCCATGGCTCCTGTGATTTTAGGTCCCGGTTCTCGCCAAAGAGCTATTGATAATTCTGGAGTTGTTCCATTTGCATTCTATCCCACAGGCCCACCTGTACCCTTTGTTACAATGCTTCCCTTTTTTAATTTTCCAGCTGAGTCATCTGAGACATCAACAAGCAGCTTCAATGGGGAAGAAAGGGCAGAGAACAATGATTCTAGTCTAAATTTTGATTCATCCGAGGTATATGACCACTCTGAAGTGTCGAGCCCTTCAAACTCAATAACAAGGGCGGGTGTAGAGTCATCTGATCACAAGCCTGACATTCTCAATAGTGACTTTGCTAGCCATTGGCAAAATTTGCAATTTGGGCGATTTTGTCAAAGCCCGTTTCAACCTCCTTCAATGATGCATCCTTCGCCTATTATGGTGCCTCCTGCTTATTTGCAGGGTCGATATCCTTGGGATGGTCCTGGGAGACCTCCTTCAGCTAACATGAATCTTGTCTCTCAGGTCGTTAACTATGGGCCACGTCTTGTTCCCGTTCCTCCTCTCCAATCAGTTTCTAGTAGACCTGCAAATGTTTACCAACGTTTTGTAGAAGATATGCCTCGGTATCGAAGTGGAACTGGAACCTACCTGCCGAATCCG GTTTCTGTTCGAGATCGCCATTCGACAAATACCAGAAGGGGGAGCTACAACTATGATAGAAGTGACCATCACAGTGATAGAGAAGGAAACTGGAATACGAATTCAAAGATGCGATCAACCGGTCGTGGCCATAATCGCAACCAAGGAGAGAAACCAATCTCAAAATCGGAGAGGTTGGCGACTAGTGAGAGCCGCGCCGAGAGGCCATGGAGTGCACACAGAAACGACTCATTTATTCCTCACCAGAATGGTCCAGTCCGTGGAAATTCCTCACAGAACAGTCACGCGAATGTAGCATACGGAATGTACTCTATACCTGGCATGAACCCTAGTGGTGTATCATCCAATGGACCAGCAATGCCATCTGTTGTTATGTTGTATCCTTACGATCATAATTCTGGCTACACTTCGCCAGCCGAGCAGCTAGAGTTTGGGTCTTtgggaccaatgggtttctcgGGCGCCAATGAACTGTCGCAGCCGAACGAGGGAACTCCTCGCTCCAGTGGTGGAATACTTGAAGAGCAAAGGTTTCACGGTGGCCCTGCTCAACGATCTTCACCAGATCAACCCTCTTCACCCCATGTCTCAAG GGGTCCTGATTCTAATGTGAGATAA
- the LOC131616542 gene encoding uncharacterized protein LOC131616542 isoform X3, whose product MGEQEEWAQPQSGLLPNGLLPNEAASVIQVLDSERWAKAEQRTAELIACIQPNSPSEQRRNAVAEYVQKLITKCFPCQVFTFGSVPLKTYLPDGDIDLSAFCKNQALKDSWAHQVRDMLQNEEKNENADFHVKEVQYIQAEVKIIKCLVENIVVDISFNQLGGLCTLCFLEEVDSLINQNHLFKRSIILIKAWCYYESRILGAHHGLISTYALETLVLYIFHVFNNSFAGPLEVLYRFLEFFSKFDWDNFCVSLWGPVPIISLPDVTAEPPRKDAGNLLLSKSFLEACGSVYAVFPGGPENQGQPFVSKYFNVIDPLRVNNNLGRSVSKGNFFRIRSAFAFGAKKLARLLDCPKDELFLEVNQFFLNTWDRHGSGQRPDVPSNDLWRLRLSNHDQSLGSENLRNNSHKIDNTSNRDHVEREQISHSGVSQHSNLSSDNSSKNSDVSTISHTQTQKNYVNQNNARNLGQARRETTSTQGAHVDKIQRNMKIDNPVSDLRGKYLFARTRSSPELTDSYGEVSSQGRRTRTENIKGQNSFVKLENGRRKNFEPVVAARVDDSSGRHSSRQVVGSAAESISNHDEPSSGVPGEEFASVTGAGGMLMMNQEEQDLLNMMPSPTAQGFNGQAHVPMNLPPGHLPFPFPPSVLASMGYGQRNMANFPFIEAPWGANMQFPQGLVPSPLHPYFPGYGLTSNTQDLAEPGNENFSTVENVAEADNDYWHEQERSSASGVESDNGNFEMIPDDKQQSTSGSYNFATSSRPSSSSSSARNQQKFTRENRGSTREEHIDNFHYQDGRRNEVYFDDRVANSELPSAPPSSSFRSKSPSESSWDGSSAKSSKSAREKRGKKSTSSVSATAHGKGKNVSETSSNRADDENREWTPLLTMTSGMSDRSTEPATGLSLQVQRHQISGFEVAQTSGSDSQLPMAPVILGPGSRQRAIDNSGVVPFAFYPTGPPVPFVTMLPFFNFPAESSETSTSSFNGEERAENNDSSLNFDSSEVYDHSEVSSPSNSITRAGVESSDHKPDILNSDFASHWQNLQFGRFCQSPFQPPSMMHPSPIMVPPAYLQGRYPWDGPGRPPSANMNLVSQVVNYGPRLVPVPPLQSVSSRPANVYQRFVEDMPRYRSGTGTYLPNPKVSVRDRHSTNTRRGSYNYDRSDHHSDREGNWNTNSKMRSTGRGHNRNQGEKPISKSERLATSESRAERPWSAHRNDSFIPHQNGPVRGNSSQNSHANVAYGMYSIPGMNPSGVSSNGPAMPSVVMLYPYDHNSGYTSPAEQLEFGSLGPMGFSGANELSQPNEGTPRSSGGILEEQRFHGGPAQRSSPDQPSSPHVSRGPDSNVR is encoded by the exons ATGGGAGAACAAGAGGAGTGGGCACAGCCACAAAGTGGGCTACTGCCAAATGGTTTGCTACCGAATGAAGCTGCTTCTGTGATACAGGTGCTTGACTCGGAGCGGTGGGCGAAGGCTGAACAAAGAACTGCAGAGCTAATTGCTTGCATTCAGCCTAATTCGCCCTCTGAGCAACGCCGAAATGCGGTTGCGGAGTATGTTCAGAAGCTGATCACAAAGTGCTTTCCTTGCCAG GTGTTCACATTTGGGTCGGTTCCCCTAAAAACGTATTTGCCTGATGGAGATATTGACTTATCAGCATTCTGTAAGAATCAAGCTTTGAAGGATAGTTGGGCACACCAGGTTCGAGACATGCTGCAGAATGAGGAGAAGAATGAGAATGCAGATTTTCATGTCAAGGAGGTTCAGTACATCCAAGCGGAA GTGAAGATTATAAAATGTCTTGTTGAGAATATCGTAGTAGACATTTCATTTAACCAGCTTGGAGGGTTGTGTACCCTTTGTTTTCTTGAGGAG GTTGATAGTCTGATTAACCAAAATCATTTATTCAAGCGTAGCATTATACTGATAAAAGCTTGGTGTTACTATGAGAGCCGAATACTTGGTGCCCACCATGGACTTATCTCTACTTATGCATTAGAAACGTTGGTTCTTTACATATTTCATGTTTTCAACAATTCCTTTGCTGGACCACTTGAG GTTTTGTATCGATTCTTGGAATTTTTTAGTAAGTTTGACTGGGATAATTTCTGCGTTAGTCTATGGGGTCCAGTACCAATTATTTCACTACCAGATGTGACAG CTGAGCCTCCTCGAAAAGATGCTGGAAACTTACTGCTCAGTAAATCATTTCTTGAGGCCTGTGGCTCAGTTTATGCTGTTTTTCCGGGTGGTCCAGAAAATCAGGGGCAACCCTTTGTTTCCAAGTATTTCAATGTCATTGATCCTTTGCGTGTGAACAATAACCTTGGCCGCAGTGTCAGCAAAG GTAATTTCTTCAGGATACGCAGTGCCTTTGCATTTGGGGCTAAAAAGTTGGCTAGATTACTTGATTGTCCAAAAGATGAGTTGTTTCTTGAAGTCAATCAGTTCTTTTTGAACACTTGGGACAGGCATGGAAGTGGGCAACGACCTGATGTTCCAAGCAATGACTTATGGCGTTTGAGGTTATCTAATCATGACCAATCACTGGGTTCTGAGAATCTCCGGAACAATAGTCATAAGATTGATAATACCTCCAATCGCGATCATGTTGAAAGGGAACAAATTTCACATAGTGGTGTATCTCAGCATAGTAATTTATCATCTGATAACTCGTCGAAAAACAGTGATGTATCTACAATTTCCCATACTCAAACTCAAAAGAATTATGTTAACCAAAATAATGCAAGGAACTTGGGTCAAGCTCGAAGGGAAACTACTTCTACTCAAGGTGCTCATGTTGATAAAATTCAGAGAAATATGAAAATTGATAATCCAGTTAGTGATCTCCGTGGAAAGTATCTATTTGCCAGGACACGTTCTAGCCCTGAGCTGACTGACTCGTATGGCGAAGTTTCTTCCCAAGGTAGGCGTACAAGAACAGAAAATATTAAAGGCCAAAATTCCTTTGTGAAATTGGAGAATGGTCGTAGGAAGAATTTTGAGCCAGTTGTAGCTGCAAGAGTCGATGACTCGTCTGGTAGGCACTCATCTCGTCAAGTTGTTGGCAGTGCTGCTGAGTCGATCAGTAATCATGATGAACCAAGCTCAGGTGTCCCGGGTGAGGAGTTTGCATCTGTTACCGGAGCAGGTGGAATGCTGATGATGAATCAGGAGGAGCAAGACCTTTTGAATATGATGCCATCTCCCACTGCTCAAGGTTTCAATGGCCAGGCTCATGTTCCAATGAATTTACCTCCAGGTCACCTACCATTCCCATTTCCACCTTCGGTTCTTGCATCAATGGGATATGGTCAACGGAACATGGCTAACTTTCCCTTTATTGAGGCTCCTTGGGGTGCAAATATGCAATTTCCCCAAGGTTTAGTCCCGTCACCATTGCATCCATATTTTCCTGGATATGGGTTGACCTCAAATACTCAGGATTTAGCTGAACCTGGCAACGAGAATTTCAGTACCGTTGAAAATGTAGCAGAAGCTGATAATGATTACTGGCATGAGCAGGAGAGAAGTTCTGCTAGTGGTGTTGAATCCGATAATGGAAATTTCGAAATGATTCCAGATGATAAACAACAATCAACTTCAGGTAGTTATAACTTTGCCACGTCTTCTCGACCAAGCAGCTCTAGTAGTTCTGCCAGAAATCAGCAGAAGTTTACTAGAGAAAATCGAGGATCAACAAGAGAAGAGCATATTGATAATTTTCACTATCAAGATGGCCGTAGAAATGAGGTTTATTTTGACGATAGAGTAGCAAATTCTGAGTTACCAAGTGCACCACCTTCAAGCTCCTTCAGGAGTAAGAGCCCTTCTGAAAGCTCATGGGATGGATCGTCAGCCAAATCCTCAAAGTCGGCAAGGGAAAAAAGGGGGAAGAAAAGTACTTCCTCAGTATCCGCAACTGCTCACGGTAAGGGTAAAAATGTCTCAGAAACTTCATCTAATCGAGCAGATGATGAAAACAGAGAGTGGACTCCTTTGTTAACTATGACATCTGGTATGTCGGACAGAAGCACCGAGCCTGCAACTGGTCTGTCTTTGCAAGTTCAGAGACATCAAATATCTGGTTTTGAAGTTGCTCAAACAAGTGGATCAGATTCTCAATTACCCATGGCTCCTGTGATTTTAGGTCCCGGTTCTCGCCAAAGAGCTATTGATAATTCTGGAGTTGTTCCATTTGCATTCTATCCCACAGGCCCACCTGTACCCTTTGTTACAATGCTTCCCTTTTTTAATTTTCCAGCTGAGTCATCTGAGACATCAACAAGCAGCTTCAATGGGGAAGAAAGGGCAGAGAACAATGATTCTAGTCTAAATTTTGATTCATCCGAGGTATATGACCACTCTGAAGTGTCGAGCCCTTCAAACTCAATAACAAGGGCGGGTGTAGAGTCATCTGATCACAAGCCTGACATTCTCAATAGTGACTTTGCTAGCCATTGGCAAAATTTGCAATTTGGGCGATTTTGTCAAAGCCCGTTTCAACCTCCTTCAATGATGCATCCTTCGCCTATTATGGTGCCTCCTGCTTATTTGCAGGGTCGATATCCTTGGGATGGTCCTGGGAGACCTCCTTCAGCTAACATGAATCTTGTCTCTCAGGTCGTTAACTATGGGCCACGTCTTGTTCCCGTTCCTCCTCTCCAATCAGTTTCTAGTAGACCTGCAAATGTTTACCAACGTTTTGTAGAAGATATGCCTCGGTATCGAAGTGGAACTGGAACCTACCTGCCGAATCCG AAGGTTTCTGTTCGAGATCGCCATTCGACAAATACCAGAAGGGGGAGCTACAACTATGATAGAAGTGACCATCACAGTGATAGAGAAGGAAACTGGAATACGAATTCAAAGATGCGATCAACCGGTCGTGGCCATAATCGCAACCAAGGAGAGAAACCAATCTCAAAATCGGAGAGGTTGGCGACTAGTGAGAGCCGCGCCGAGAGGCCATGGAGTGCACACAGAAACGACTCATTTATTCCTCACCAGAATGGTCCAGTCCGTGGAAATTCCTCACAGAACAGTCACGCGAATGTAGCATACGGAATGTACTCTATACCTGGCATGAACCCTAGTGGTGTATCATCCAATGGACCAGCAATGCCATCTGTTGTTATGTTGTATCCTTACGATCATAATTCTGGCTACACTTCGCCAGCCGAGCAGCTAGAGTTTGGGTCTTtgggaccaatgggtttctcgGGCGCCAATGAACTGTCGCAGCCGAACGAGGGAACTCCTCGCTCCAGTGGTGGAATACTTGAAGAGCAAAGGTTTCACGGTGGCCCTGCTCAACGATCTTCACCAGATCAACCCTCTTCACCCCATGTCTCAAG GGGTCCTGATTCTAATGTGAGATAA